From the Chloroflexus aurantiacus J-10-fl genome, one window contains:
- a CDS encoding LacI family DNA-binding transcriptional regulator, translating to MPTIKDVARRAGVSVTAASYALNRTGTISEETRQRVLQAAEELNYHPNAFARHLKARRSLTIGVFITRFAGAFYEEILDGIHEVILATDYELIVCPETRVERRIFTHRQVDGAIVFDTSIPNEQILRLAGPKFPIVVMDRYLENKFVFPILLDNRQGVVQAFNHLYRQGLRRLAYIAGAPDSFDNNERMQAFLNEATRHHLSLRVYPGNFTEQSGYDAARAIIADGDLPEAVFCANDQMAIGFIRAMHEHGLEAPRDIAVVGCDDIQIARYVQPPLSTIGASRREWGGTAAKWLMRYIEHEETSPPQRIPTTFIVRASSLKRPELLE from the coding sequence ATGCCCACGATTAAAGATGTTGCACGTCGTGCCGGCGTTAGTGTAACGGCAGCCTCATATGCGCTTAACCGTACCGGGACGATTAGTGAAGAGACACGTCAACGGGTATTACAGGCAGCCGAAGAGTTAAACTACCATCCCAATGCCTTCGCCCGTCATCTCAAAGCACGTCGTTCGCTTACCATCGGCGTGTTCATTACCCGCTTTGCCGGTGCGTTCTACGAAGAGATTCTCGATGGGATTCACGAGGTTATTCTTGCGACCGATTATGAGTTAATCGTCTGTCCAGAAACGCGAGTCGAACGTCGTATTTTCACGCATCGCCAGGTTGATGGCGCCATCGTCTTCGACACCAGCATTCCGAACGAACAGATTCTCCGGCTGGCAGGGCCGAAATTCCCGATTGTCGTGATGGATCGGTACCTGGAAAATAAATTTGTCTTTCCCATCCTGCTCGATAACCGGCAAGGGGTTGTGCAGGCGTTCAACCATCTCTACCGCCAGGGTTTACGGCGATTGGCCTATATCGCCGGTGCCCCAGACTCGTTCGACAACAACGAGCGCATGCAAGCCTTTTTAAATGAGGCAACGCGCCACCACCTATCACTCCGGGTCTATCCCGGTAATTTTACCGAACAGTCAGGATATGACGCTGCTCGTGCCATCATTGCTGATGGCGACTTACCTGAAGCGGTATTTTGCGCTAATGACCAGATGGCGATTGGCTTTATCCGGGCCATGCACGAACACGGCCTGGAAGCGCCTCGCGACATCGCTGTGGTTGGCTGCGACGACATTCAGATTGCACGCTACGTTCAACCACCACTGTCAACCATTGGCGCCTCACGGCGTGAATGGGGTGGAACCGCAGCCAAATGGCTCATGCGCTATATCGAACATGAAGAAACCTCACCACCGCAACGAATCCCGACAACCTTTATCGTCCGTGCCTCGTCATTGAAGCGACCTGAATTGTTGGAGTAA
- a CDS encoding glucoamylase family protein codes for MDTYTLLNYEREGAINFFRAGTNLDPNSPGYGLTVDALHRPQIASIASVGFALSAWVIAVEYGMMPRNEALNLVRGTLRTLWERVPHRYGFFAHFLDRDTAARWGRCEYSTIDTALCLNGAITAAAYFHDAEITELTEQLLARIDWHAFITECDQQKVLRMSYNPDADGDYVTNEPGFISVWDMAAEQKMIYLQAALHLDPTTARALYRGFRRDKGDYRGQSIIINPGGTLFAYQYTEAWLDVRTYRDPDGVDWFTNTRLASMANRDYCVSLHERFRTYHANSWGIGCGDTPRGYVVAGAPPALIPPEPDGTVSISNATACLPFIPDDVLAMLDYLYREHPQSYGRYGFYDAYNLDTVPAWYSHTIYGINKGCALLMLENACTGLIWDIYTNSPMIQRALAVLGFTPQPSAR; via the coding sequence GTGGACACGTACACTCTCCTCAACTACGAGCGTGAAGGTGCTATCAACTTTTTCCGAGCGGGTACCAATCTCGATCCGAACAGTCCAGGCTATGGTCTGACTGTCGATGCGTTGCATCGTCCGCAAATCGCCTCGATTGCGTCGGTAGGTTTTGCACTCAGCGCATGGGTAATCGCCGTCGAGTACGGCATGATGCCGCGCAACGAGGCGCTGAATCTGGTGCGGGGAACACTGCGCACCCTCTGGGAACGAGTACCGCATCGATACGGTTTCTTTGCCCATTTTCTTGATCGCGATACCGCAGCCCGCTGGGGTCGCTGCGAATATTCCACCATCGATACGGCCCTGTGCCTGAATGGCGCCATCACGGCAGCCGCTTATTTTCACGATGCCGAAATCACCGAACTGACCGAACAGTTACTTGCCCGCATCGATTGGCACGCCTTTATCACCGAATGTGATCAGCAAAAGGTGCTACGAATGTCGTACAACCCTGATGCTGATGGAGATTATGTCACAAATGAACCGGGATTCATCAGCGTTTGGGATATGGCAGCCGAGCAGAAGATGATCTATCTGCAAGCGGCGTTACACCTCGACCCAACGACCGCACGTGCTCTCTACCGTGGCTTCCGCCGCGATAAAGGCGATTATCGCGGGCAGTCGATCATTATCAATCCCGGCGGCACATTGTTTGCGTATCAGTACACCGAAGCCTGGCTCGATGTCCGTACCTATCGCGATCCAGATGGTGTGGACTGGTTTACCAATACGCGCCTGGCTTCCATGGCCAATCGCGACTATTGTGTGAGCCTGCACGAGCGCTTTCGCACATATCACGCGAACAGTTGGGGGATCGGTTGCGGCGATACGCCGCGCGGTTATGTGGTAGCCGGCGCACCACCGGCCCTGATTCCACCTGAACCTGATGGCACAGTATCGATTAGCAATGCAACTGCCTGTCTCCCATTCATCCCGGATGATGTGCTGGCAATGCTCGATTATCTCTATCGCGAGCACCCACAAAGCTATGGCCGATACGGTTTCTACGACGCCTACAATCTCGACACGGTACCGGCCTGGTACAGTCACACCATCTATGGCATCAACAAGGGCTGTGCCCTCTTGATGCTGGAAAATGCCTGCACCGGATTAATCTGGGATATTTACACCAACAGCCCCATGATCCAACGCGCCCTGGCAGTGCTGGGGTTCACCCCGCAGCCATCAGCCCGCTAA
- a CDS encoding beta-galactosidase: protein MPAFTAHHQRFWLDDRPLFIQAGEFHYFRTPATDWEQRLDLLVRAGFNAVACYIPWLWHQPQPDQIDLTGTTHPLRNLAGFLDLAAQKGLYVIARPGPYIMAETINEGIPPWVFDHHPEIALINQHGTGENVASFMHPSFLSCVAGWYQAVFAILSPRQITRGGPILMVQLDNEMGMLHWVRNSFDLNPITMQYFANWLQATYGEDMRVDPQVLATRLRHAEGAAGAQLVADYRRFFRSYLRDYAQWLTAEARRHGLDTPAVFNIHGFANGGKTFPIGLSQLAGVLRLPDVISATDVYPGQIGEGTFHQLLLVNAMTCAIQNPDQPLFSIEFQAGGNLDFSNMSSSFYDLHTRLCLSNGMRAINHYLFFDGENDPILSPVKRHDWGHPVRKDGTLRSHYHRYPRLSQTIASYGEALILARPEPVTTIGFRLDDFMTEVNLACTQEETAIITHQREVILFDLIARGLALTQRDFQALDLQHTAPDPHQVPLLWVMLDCNSDPATEQTLIKYLEAGGNVVLIGRLRADGVLAKTLNVQPHTDPPFTSRRVHIFTTPDIPASFVQTYQGDLETVFATADGAAVGFRKRVGHGELIMLGASFPITNLDDLHVFQQLAAWVNCPAPFTLSTWADVRLSRGPDGDFLFVNHYGDDPLETHIHYQGQPLCDGHPIRLPARSGAILPLNWQVRPGITVRYTTVEVRSITETADGLTFTFAQPEGYACFAVRINQGSTEDRSESIQHVHFTNGTASVQWPIRTT, encoded by the coding sequence ATGCCTGCATTCACCGCTCACCATCAACGCTTCTGGCTCGATGATCGACCACTGTTCATTCAGGCAGGTGAATTTCACTACTTCCGCACACCGGCTACCGATTGGGAGCAGCGCCTGGACTTGCTCGTGCGTGCCGGGTTCAATGCCGTTGCCTGCTATATTCCGTGGCTCTGGCATCAACCGCAACCCGATCAGATCGATCTGACCGGAACGACTCATCCGTTACGCAATCTGGCCGGCTTTCTCGATCTGGCAGCGCAGAAGGGACTCTACGTGATTGCGCGTCCTGGCCCATACATTATGGCCGAGACCATCAATGAAGGCATTCCGCCGTGGGTCTTTGATCATCATCCAGAGATTGCTCTCATCAATCAACACGGCACCGGCGAGAACGTCGCCAGTTTTATGCACCCGTCCTTCCTGAGCTGCGTTGCCGGCTGGTATCAGGCCGTCTTCGCAATCCTTTCACCACGTCAGATTACCCGTGGTGGCCCGATCCTCATGGTCCAACTCGATAACGAGATGGGAATGCTGCATTGGGTGCGGAATAGCTTCGACCTCAACCCAATCACGATGCAATACTTCGCCAACTGGCTCCAGGCGACGTATGGTGAGGATATGAGGGTTGATCCCCAGGTCCTGGCTACACGTCTGCGCCATGCCGAAGGGGCAGCGGGTGCACAACTGGTGGCCGATTATCGGCGCTTTTTCCGCAGTTATCTGCGTGACTATGCGCAGTGGCTCACTGCCGAAGCACGCCGACACGGCCTTGACACGCCTGCTGTGTTCAACATCCACGGTTTCGCTAACGGTGGCAAGACCTTTCCCATCGGTCTTTCACAACTTGCCGGTGTTTTACGCTTGCCTGATGTCATCAGTGCCACCGATGTCTACCCCGGTCAGATTGGCGAAGGCACCTTCCACCAGCTATTGCTGGTTAACGCAATGACCTGTGCCATCCAAAACCCTGATCAACCACTCTTTTCCATTGAGTTTCAGGCGGGTGGCAATCTTGACTTCAGCAATATGTCAAGTTCTTTCTACGACCTGCATACCCGTTTGTGCCTTTCCAACGGTATGCGGGCCATCAACCATTACCTCTTCTTTGATGGCGAGAACGACCCGATCCTCAGTCCGGTCAAACGGCACGATTGGGGTCATCCGGTTCGTAAAGATGGCACCCTGCGCAGCCACTACCACCGATATCCGCGTTTATCCCAGACCATAGCCAGCTACGGTGAGGCGCTCATCCTGGCTCGTCCTGAACCGGTAACAACCATCGGCTTTCGCCTTGATGATTTCATGACGGAAGTGAATCTCGCATGCACGCAAGAAGAGACAGCGATCATCACCCATCAACGCGAGGTCATCCTGTTTGATCTGATCGCTCGTGGTCTCGCCCTGACCCAACGTGATTTTCAGGCGCTCGATCTGCAACATACCGCTCCCGATCCCCACCAGGTGCCGCTACTGTGGGTGATGCTTGACTGTAATAGCGATCCTGCCACCGAACAGACCCTGATCAAGTACCTTGAGGCTGGCGGCAACGTGGTCTTGATCGGGCGCTTACGGGCCGATGGGGTATTGGCAAAAACCCTGAACGTTCAACCCCACACCGATCCACCATTCACATCACGCCGGGTACACATCTTTACCACCCCCGATATTCCGGCCAGCTTTGTACAAACCTATCAGGGTGATCTGGAAACCGTCTTTGCCACCGCGGACGGTGCGGCGGTCGGTTTCCGGAAACGAGTCGGGCACGGCGAACTGATTATGCTCGGCGCCTCATTCCCCATCACCAACCTCGATGATCTGCACGTGTTTCAGCAACTTGCCGCATGGGTTAACTGTCCAGCCCCATTTACCCTTTCGACCTGGGCTGATGTACGGCTGAGTCGTGGCCCTGATGGCGATTTTCTGTTCGTCAACCACTACGGCGACGATCCGCTGGAAACGCACATTCACTATCAAGGTCAGCCACTTTGTGATGGTCATCCCATTCGCCTGCCGGCCCGTAGTGGTGCCATTCTTCCGCTCAACTGGCAGGTACGCCCAGGGATCACCGTGCGCTATACGACGGTGGAAGTTCGCTCGATCACAGAAACTGCCGATGGCCTGACCTTCACCTTCGCCCAACCCGAAGGCTATGCCTGCTTTGCTGTACGTATCAATCAGGGAAGTACAGAAGATAGGAGTGAGTCGATACAACACGTTCACTTTACCAATGGCACCGCATCTGTGCAATGGCCCATCAGAACGACATAA
- a CDS encoding glycoside hydrolase family 3 N-terminal domain-containing protein → MNDVEDRVNTLLGQMTLEEKIGQLNQPMIHGLPGLDLLRQGKAGSIINAFGALSGQGFDHLNSAEQCNALQRAALESRLGIPLLFGRDIIHGQRTVFPIPLAQAASFNPSLVEQINQIAAREASALGIRWTFAPMLDIARDARWGRIAEGYGEDPLLTSRMAAAAVRGFQGDDVSQPDRLVACAKHYVGYGAAEGGRDYEQAEISEPTLRDVYLPPFRAAVAAGVGTIMSAFLDLNGMPATANRRLLTDVLRNEWGFDGFVVSDWESVGELVQHGIAEDRAHAAALALRAGVDMDMVSGAYLETLAENVRCGRVTLAEIDEAVRRILRIKCRAGLFEHPLTDPERAIHDILTPKARELARQAARETMVLLKNERHLLPLRDFRRILVAGPFVHATGELFGTWTMDGRAEDAVPLDQAFQAIAPAGTDLWFAAAPDLALSRAHYADAVVLLVGEHPARSGENANVSDLGLPPGQLEWITAMAAIGKPVVLVVFAGRPLAITRAVAQAQAVIYAWHPGLEGAAALAEILFGLATPTGRLPVSMPRTTGQAPLYYAHKPSGRPLEADGPFRTRYVDIPTAPLFPFGYGLSYTSFSYSDLRLSSAHMRGTLEISALITNTGERTGSEVVQLYVRDLVGSLTRPVRELKDFQRITLQPGEARRVSFILREEDLAFTRADGSWGVEPGRFKVWIAPHAEAGLEGEFIL, encoded by the coding sequence ATGAACGACGTCGAAGATCGAGTCAATACGCTGTTAGGGCAAATGACCCTCGAAGAAAAGATTGGGCAGTTAAACCAGCCTATGATCCACGGCCTGCCCGGCCTCGATCTCCTGCGCCAGGGCAAAGCTGGTTCGATCATTAATGCCTTCGGCGCCTTGAGTGGTCAGGGCTTCGATCACCTCAATAGTGCCGAACAATGCAATGCTCTCCAGCGCGCAGCACTGGAGTCGCGGCTAGGCATTCCTCTTCTGTTTGGCCGTGATATTATTCACGGTCAACGAACGGTGTTTCCAATTCCCCTGGCTCAGGCTGCCAGCTTCAATCCGTCACTCGTCGAGCAGATCAACCAGATTGCAGCCCGAGAAGCCAGTGCGCTCGGTATTCGCTGGACATTCGCGCCAATGCTGGACATTGCCCGTGATGCACGCTGGGGGCGGATCGCTGAAGGGTACGGCGAAGACCCCTTGTTAACCTCGCGGATGGCCGCAGCGGCAGTGCGCGGCTTTCAGGGCGACGATGTCAGTCAACCTGACCGCCTGGTTGCCTGTGCCAAACACTACGTCGGCTACGGTGCTGCCGAGGGTGGACGCGACTACGAGCAGGCCGAGATCTCCGAACCAACCCTACGCGATGTCTACCTCCCACCGTTTCGCGCCGCCGTCGCTGCCGGTGTCGGCACCATCATGAGTGCTTTTCTCGATCTGAACGGTATGCCGGCAACCGCCAATCGTCGGCTCCTGACCGACGTGCTCCGCAACGAATGGGGGTTCGATGGCTTTGTGGTATCTGACTGGGAGTCGGTTGGTGAACTGGTGCAGCATGGCATTGCTGAAGATCGCGCCCATGCCGCAGCACTCGCGCTGCGCGCCGGAGTCGATATGGATATGGTCAGCGGTGCCTATCTGGAGACGCTGGCCGAGAATGTACGGTGTGGACGAGTGACCCTGGCCGAGATCGATGAAGCAGTCCGCCGAATCTTGCGCATCAAGTGCCGGGCCGGTCTCTTTGAGCATCCACTGACCGACCCGGAACGGGCAATCCACGACATTTTGACGCCAAAAGCACGTGAATTGGCCCGCCAGGCAGCGCGTGAGACGATGGTGCTGCTCAAGAACGAGCGTCATCTGTTACCATTGCGCGACTTTCGCCGCATCCTGGTCGCCGGGCCTTTCGTGCACGCCACCGGCGAACTCTTTGGCACATGGACAATGGACGGGCGTGCCGAGGATGCGGTGCCGTTAGATCAGGCATTTCAAGCAATCGCACCGGCAGGTACCGATCTATGGTTTGCCGCCGCGCCTGATCTGGCCCTGAGTCGTGCCCACTATGCCGATGCCGTTGTCTTACTGGTTGGTGAGCATCCGGCTCGCTCCGGTGAAAATGCCAATGTCAGCGATCTCGGCTTACCACCGGGACAACTGGAATGGATTACGGCAATGGCTGCTATCGGCAAGCCGGTTGTACTGGTGGTCTTTGCCGGACGACCACTGGCGATTACCCGTGCCGTCGCCCAGGCCCAGGCCGTCATCTATGCCTGGCACCCCGGCCTTGAGGGAGCAGCCGCGCTGGCCGAAATCCTCTTCGGTCTGGCAACCCCAACCGGCCGTCTACCGGTCAGTATGCCACGCACCACCGGACAGGCACCTCTATACTACGCCCACAAACCATCCGGCAGACCGCTGGAAGCCGATGGCCCTTTCCGCACCCGCTATGTTGATATACCAACGGCGCCTCTCTTCCCGTTTGGCTATGGCCTGAGCTACACCAGCTTTAGCTACAGCGATCTACGCCTGAGCAGTGCGCATATGCGCGGCACATTAGAGATCAGCGCTTTGATCACTAACACCGGGGAACGCACCGGTAGCGAAGTCGTCCAACTGTATGTACGCGATCTGGTTGGCTCGCTTACCCGACCGGTGCGCGAATTGAAAGACTTTCAACGCATCACCCTCCAGCCGGGTGAAGCCCGCCGCGTCTCATTCATTCTGCGCGAAGAAGACCTGGCCTTCACCCGCGCTGATGGCAGTTGGGGCGTTGAACCGGGCCGCTTCAAAGTCTGGATTGCGCCCCATGCTGAAGCCGGATTAGAGGGGGAGTTTATTCTGTAG
- a CDS encoding ABC transporter permease, with protein sequence MNQLWIDIAAVLAAASPLVIAAMGETISERAGVINLSLDGTMLLAAMTGFAVAVTTQNVLLGFVAAALIGALVAVVLGVFSITLGQSQTAVGFVLALLCTDLSSFLGAPFVRLPGPAVPFMPIPGLADLPVVGTLFFRHDPVIYASFLLIPATAYLLYATRVGLIVRALGERPAAVYARGVDVQRWRYAMLILGGVLVGIAGAAFSLDLKQGWSYRHTFGSGWIVLAIVIFGGWRPLRVALGCYLFAALEILATRSQSALPDIPAQLVQVAPFVLMILVLALVNLASSPLILRRVATLPDVWQRPLLAVIGRLRATAPAALGQPFERP encoded by the coding sequence ATGAATCAACTATGGATCGATATTGCAGCGGTACTGGCCGCAGCGTCACCCCTGGTGATTGCCGCGATGGGTGAGACGATTAGTGAGCGGGCCGGGGTGATTAACCTCTCGCTTGATGGGACGATGTTGCTGGCCGCGATGACCGGCTTTGCCGTCGCGGTGACGACGCAGAATGTGCTGCTGGGCTTTGTGGCGGCGGCTCTGATCGGTGCGCTGGTGGCAGTGGTGTTGGGTGTTTTCAGTATTACCCTCGGTCAATCGCAGACTGCGGTGGGTTTTGTGCTGGCGTTGCTCTGTACCGATCTCTCATCGTTTCTCGGTGCGCCGTTTGTGCGGCTGCCCGGCCCGGCGGTGCCGTTTATGCCCATTCCTGGCCTGGCCGATCTGCCGGTTGTGGGGACGCTGTTTTTTCGGCACGATCCGGTGATTTATGCCAGTTTTCTGCTTATTCCGGCGACGGCCTATCTGCTGTATGCGACGCGCGTGGGGCTGATCGTGCGTGCGCTGGGCGAGCGTCCGGCGGCGGTCTATGCGCGTGGGGTTGATGTGCAGCGCTGGCGCTATGCGATGCTGATCCTCGGTGGTGTGCTGGTGGGGATCGCGGGCGCAGCCTTTTCACTCGATCTCAAGCAGGGATGGAGCTACCGCCACACGTTTGGCTCAGGCTGGATTGTGCTGGCTATCGTGATCTTCGGTGGCTGGCGGCCATTACGGGTGGCGCTTGGCTGCTATCTCTTCGCGGCGCTGGAGATTCTGGCGACCCGTTCGCAGAGTGCGTTGCCCGATATTCCCGCCCAGCTTGTGCAGGTTGCGCCGTTTGTGCTGATGATCCTGGTGCTGGCGCTGGTGAATCTGGCTTCGTCGCCCCTGATTCTGCGTCGGGTTGCCACGCTGCCGGATGTCTGGCAACGGCCACTGCTGGCCGTGATCGGTCGGCTGCGGGCAACTGCGCCGGCGGCGCTTGGTCAGCCGTTTGAGCGTCCGTGA
- a CDS encoding ABC transporter permease produces MKRSTLITQATRPLLALLAAFAFTTLALLSTGVSPLDAYRLVLFGAFSTPVRLSDMIMLAAPLLLCAVGLSITFAGGLYNLGVEGQMIMGAIAAMVPLRLWPDVSPPLLWLLAALCGMAGGAFWAGLIGLLRRYAGVSEIFAGLGMNFLASGIAMYMVLGPWRRQTSASLSGTDLLPRELWWPTIDRLRLAPAAPVIALLALAVVWWALTKTRWGLEVRAVGLNPAAAGRLGVAAARRMLETLAACGALAGLAGMVQVVAVHHALIPNISSGIGLLGLLVALLARADPRWLLPVTIAFAAFTVGSIQLPLTLGIDSAIAGVLQGALVLFALATRVRKDTQAARG; encoded by the coding sequence GGCGCTGCTGGCCGCTTTTGCGTTTACTACGCTCGCTCTCCTGAGCACGGGAGTATCGCCGCTTGACGCTTACCGGTTGGTGCTGTTCGGTGCATTCAGTACGCCGGTGCGCCTGAGCGATATGATTATGCTGGCTGCGCCGCTTTTGCTCTGTGCGGTTGGGCTGAGCATTACTTTCGCCGGTGGACTCTACAACCTCGGTGTCGAAGGGCAGATGATCATGGGCGCGATTGCAGCGATGGTTCCGCTGCGCCTCTGGCCCGATGTGTCGCCTCCGCTGCTCTGGTTGCTGGCTGCGTTATGCGGAATGGCTGGCGGCGCGTTCTGGGCCGGTCTGATCGGTCTCTTGCGGCGTTATGCCGGTGTCAGCGAAATCTTCGCCGGGCTGGGGATGAACTTTCTCGCCAGCGGTATTGCCATGTATATGGTGTTGGGGCCGTGGCGACGACAGACATCGGCGTCGTTGTCGGGAACCGATTTGTTGCCGCGTGAACTCTGGTGGCCGACGATTGACCGGCTGCGGTTGGCGCCGGCTGCGCCGGTGATCGCCTTGCTGGCTCTGGCTGTTGTCTGGTGGGCATTAACGAAGACGCGCTGGGGGTTGGAGGTGCGGGCTGTCGGGTTGAACCCGGCGGCAGCCGGGCGGTTGGGCGTGGCGGCTGCCCGGCGGATGCTGGAGACGCTGGCTGCCTGTGGTGCACTGGCCGGGCTGGCCGGTATGGTACAGGTGGTGGCTGTCCATCACGCGCTCATCCCAAATATTTCGAGTGGGATCGGTTTGTTGGGTTTGCTAGTGGCCTTACTGGCGCGGGCCGATCCGCGATGGTTACTGCCAGTTACGATTGCCTTTGCGGCCTTTACCGTAGGGAGTATTCAGTTGCCGCTGACATTGGGAATTGACAGCGCTATTGCCGGTGTGCTTCAGGGGGCATTAGTCCTCTTTGCATTGGCGACGCGCGTGCGAAAGGACACCCAGGCCGCACGTGGCTGA